The DNA region ACCTAAACAATCCGCGCGACGTGGTGCCAGAGTCCAACATGCCAGCCTATCCCTGGCTGGAGAAGTCGCCCGTGGATCCAGCGGTGGTCGCACCGCGCATGAAGGCGCTGCGCGTGGTGGGTGTTCCGTACACCGACGAGGAAATCAACGCCGCCGCCGAGGAAGTCAAGGGCAAGACCGAAATGGACGCACTCGTCGCGTACCTGCAGGTCATGGGCCGCGCGCTCAAGTAAAGGAGTCGCCATGGATATCACCACCATGCGAATCGTCGTCACGCTGGCATCGATGGCGTGTTTCATCGGAATCTGGGTGTGGGCCTTCATGCGCCGCAACCAGGACCGCTTCGACGAGGCAGAACAACTGCCCTTCGTCCAAGACTGAACTCCACAAGAAATGAGAACAACCCATGAGTGACTTCACCAGTAATTTCTGGTCCCTCTTTGTGGCCGGAATCACCCTGGCCGGGATCTTCGGCTGTGCGCTCTTGCTGTGGCTGACCGCCCGCAACACGGAAGCCCCCACGGGAGACAACACGACGGGCCACGTCTGGGACGAGGACCTGACGGAAATGAACAACCCCATGCCGCGCTGGTGGATGTGGCTGTTCGTCATCACCATCGTGTTCGGCCTCGGCTACCTAGCGGCCTATCCGGGGCTGGGCACCTTTGCCGGCAAGCTGGGCTGGTCGCAGTTGTCCGAGTACAAGGCGGAGGTCGCCAAGGCCAACGCCGAGCTCGAGCCTCTGTATGCACGCTTCTCCACCATGAAGCCCGAGGAGATCGCAGGCGATCCGCAGGCCATGGCCATCGGTGACCGCCTGTTCATGAACAACTGCGCTCAGTGCCACGGTTCCGATGCGCGCGGCAGCAAGGGCTTTCCGAACCTGTCCGACGCGGACTGGCTGCACGGCGGCGCTCC from Paracidovorax wautersii includes:
- a CDS encoding cbb3-type cytochrome c oxidase subunit 3, with product MDITTMRIVVTLASMACFIGIWVWAFMRRNQDRFDEAEQLPFVQD
- the ccoP gene encoding cytochrome-c oxidase, cbb3-type subunit III, which codes for MSDFTSNFWSLFVAGITLAGIFGCALLLWLTARNTEAPTGDNTTGHVWDEDLTEMNNPMPRWWMWLFVITIVFGLGYLAAYPGLGTFAGKLGWSQLSEYKAEVAKANAELEPLYARFSTMKPEEIAGDPQAMAIGDRLFMNNCAQCHGSDARGSKGFPNLSDADWLHGGAPEQIRQTIHDGRTGVMPPMAAAVGSPEDVRNLSHYVLSLSGSPHDSLRASLGKSKFTACAACHGMDGKGNTALGAPNLTDDVWLHGWGEAAITAMINNGKTNQMPAQAGKLTDAQISVLTAYVWGLSNKAVATR